One genomic window of Euleptes europaea isolate rEulEur1 chromosome 10, rEulEur1.hap1, whole genome shotgun sequence includes the following:
- the SLC17A5 gene encoding sialin: MRTSEPEGEEEEEEEEGEKERGDCTSLLLGESQPTKAAPICCSARYSLAVWAFFGFFILYALRVNLSVALVDMVEANATLPQNTTSQTCVAHSSTPVVPRNTTGKKYNWNADTQGWILGSFFYGYIITQIPGGYLARRLGGKLLMGFGVLGTAVFTLFTPLAADLGVGYLIAVRALEGLGEGVTFPAMHAMWSSWAPPLERSKLLSISYAGAQLGTVVSLPLSGLISFYLDWIYVFYIFGSLGVLWFLLWICMVSDTPETHKRISLAEKEYILSTLSDQLSTQKSVPWDAVLTSLPLWAIVVAHFSYNWTFYTLLTLLPTYMKEILKFDVQENGFLSALPYFGCWLCIILSGQAADYLREKRNMSTLCVRRTFTLIGMIGPAVFLVAAGFIGCNYKLAVAFVTISTTLGGFSTSGYSINHLDIAPSYAGILLGITNSFATIPGMVGPLIAKGLTHNNTVGEWQVVFYIAAAINVLGAIFFALFSSGNVQDWAVNGYRLHRN; this comes from the exons ATGCGGACCTCGGAgcctgaaggagaagaagaagaggaggaggaggagggagagaaggagagaggggaCTGCACGTCGCTCCTGCTAGGAGAATCCCAACCCACTAAAGCGG cGCCAATATGCTGCTCAGCTCGCTACAGTTTAGCAGTATGGGCCTTCTTCGGATTCTTTATCTTATACGCCCTCCGTGTGAATTTAAGCGTTGCCCTTGTGGACATGGTAGAAGCGAATGCAACCTTGCCCCAAAACACAACTTCTCAAACATGTGTGGCCCATTCTTCCACTCCAGTTGTTCCTCGTAACACTACG GGGAAAAAGTATAACTGGAATGCGGATACGCAAGGCTGGATCCTTGGTTCTTTCTTCTATGGCTACATCATTACTCAAATTCCTGGTGGATATCTTGCCCGCCGATTGGGGGGGAAACTGCTAATGGGCTTTGGTGTCCTGGGTACTGCTGTTTTTACCTTGTTCACACCTTTAGCAGCAGATTTGGGAGTTGGATACCTCATAGCTGTGAGAGCTTTGGAAGGTCTGGGAGAG GGTGTCACCTTTCCTGCCATGCATGCCATGTGGTCCTCTTGGGCTCCTCCACTGGAACGCAGTAAACTTCTTAGCATTTCATATGCAG GTGCACAGCTGGGAACTGTTGTTTCTCTTCCATTGTCTGGCTTAATCAGCTTTTATTTGGACTGGATTTATGTATTCTACATATTTG GTTCCCTAGGTGTGCTGTGGTTCCTCCTCTGGATTTGCATGGTTAGTGATACACCAGAAACTCACAAGAGAATTTCCCTTGCAGAAAAGGAATACATCCTTTCTACTCTTTCAGATCAG CTTTCCACACAGAAATCTGTACCTTGGGATGCCGTGTTAACTTCTCTTCCACTTTGGGCTATTGTTGTAGCACACTTTTCTTATAACTGGACTTTCTACACTCTCCTTACCTTGCTGCCTACTTACATGAAGGAGATTCTGAAATTTGATGTGCAGGAG AATGGATTTTTATCTGCACTGCCTTATTTTGGCTGTTGGCTTTGTATAATTCTTTCTGGTCAAGCTGCTGATTATTTACGAGAAAAGCGAAACATGTCCACTCTGTGTGTGCGAAGAACATTTACTCTAATAG gAATGATAGGGCCTGCGGTATTCCTCGTAGCAGCTGGATTCATAGGTTGCAATTATAAACTGGCTGTTGCATTTGTAACCATCTCAACAACACTGGGGGGGTTTAGTACATCTGGTTACAGCATCAACCACCTTGATATCGCACCATC ATATGCTGGCATACTCCTTGGAATCACAAACTCGTTTGCTACTATCCCAGGAATGGTGGGTCCACTCATTGCTAAGGGACTAACTCATAAT AATACAGTGGGAGAGTGGCAGGTAGTATTCTATATTGCTGCTGCCATTAATGTACTTGGGGCCATTTTCTTTgcgttgttcagcagtggaaatgTACAAGACTGGGCAGTCAATGGCTACCGCTTGCATAGGAACTGA